The Christiangramia salexigens genome includes the window TATCATCTTCAATACTAACGGCATGCTCTACCATTTTTTGAAGATGTCGGCCATATTCAGGAATTATCAATTTACTCCGTTCAGAGTTATATTCTAATGCGTTTGTCAAAATTGAAATTTAATTTGGTAAAGTTACTTGAAGTTTCCTCCTGCGTGCAAAATACTAAATATTACCGAAGAACTGCAAAATTTGCTTTGTATTTATTAAAGTATTATAGCGAGATCACGCCGTCTACCTTATCTGCAACCTCTTTGTATTTCTCGATCACAGCATCCGGATTTTTCATTCTCACATTGATGGAAACACTTGTATATTTTCCCTTTTTGGATTGCTTAGTCTTTATAACAGCGCCAGTATTATCAAAAATATCTTCCACCTCTTTTATTTTCCCTCCTTTAGTAGGCACAATAAATTTATAAAGATACTCTGAAGGCCACATGGCCGTATCCTGTAATTGCTTTTTAAGTTTTGCGTAAAATTCTTCTTTATTATTGGATTCACTCATAATAATTGCCTTCTTTTCGATGCAAAGATACAAGGATTGATCGCATTTTTATAATCAAATTCAATTGTCGAAATTTGCCATGTGAAAACTAGAAAAATTGTTATAACCGGCGGTCCGGGAACCGGAAAATCTTCGATTATTTATAATCTTGAAGAAAAGGGTCAAAAATGCCTTCATGAAATATCCCGGCAGGTAACCTTAGAGGCTCAAAAAGAGGGAATTGATCAATTATTTCTTGAGAAACCGCTTCTATTCAGTCAGAAATTACTTGAAGGCAGATTAAATCAATATCACGAAGCTAAAGAATTTGAATCGGACCATGTTTTTATAGACAGAGGTTTACCCGATGTGCTGGCCTATATGGAGTATTTCAATACAGACTATCCCCAATTGTTCCATGAAACCTGTGAAGAATATCGCTACGACCACATATTTATTCTTCCTCCCTGGCAGGAGATCTATACAAGTGACAATGAACGCTACGAGAGTTTTGAAGAAGCCTTAAAAATTTCGTCTTATCTTTATTCTACCTACAGAAAATACGGCTACGAGCCAATCGAGGTTCCAAAACTTGGTATAGCAGAACGTACCGATTTTATTTTAAGCAAGATTTAGAGGGAATTTGCAGGAAGAGGCTTTAAACATATTAGAAAAATTCTGGGGCTACCGGAATTTCAGGCCTCAGCAAATGGAGGTCATCCAGTCTATCCTCAACAAGAAGGATACGCTTACCTTGTTCCCCACGGGAGGAGGTAAATCCATATGTTTCCAGGTTCCTGCTCTTATGCAGGATGGGATATGCATAGTGGTGTCTCCGCTTATCTCCCTCATGGAAGATCAGGTAAATACACTCCAGCAGAAGAACATCAAAGCGATGGCAATCACCGGAGGGATCTCTTATAATGATCTGGACCGGAATCTGGATAATTGCATTTTCGGGAATTTTAAATTTCTGTACCTATCACCGGAACGACTTCAGCAGGAACTCGTAAGAGAAAGATTGAAGCAGATGAATATCAACCTGCTTGTTGTAGACGAAGCTCACTGTATATCGCAATGGGGACATGACTTCAGGCCCGCTTACCGGAATATTGCTGAAATAAGAAAATTCTTACCGGAGACCAGTATAGCTGCATTCACAGCTACAGCAACCCGAGATGTGGTTAAAGACATCTGTGAACAGCTGGAAATGGATGAACCAGAAGTTCATAAAAAATCTTTCCAGCGCTCTAACCTGGGATATCAGGTAATAAGGACCGAGGATAAATACTTCAGATTACTGCAAATACTAAATTCCGAATCTGCTATTATCTATGTTAGAAGCCGGAACGCGACTCAGTCTATTTCAGAATTCTTGAACAAGAATAATATCACTGCCGCCGCATATCATGGAGGACTTCAGAAAGAAGAGAAATCTGCAAGGTTTGAAAAATGGATGTCAAATAAGGTAAGCGTTATGGTAGCTACTAACGCTTTTGGAATGGGGATTGACAAACCCGACGTAAGAACTGTGATCCATATGGACCTCCCGGAAAGCCTTGAAAGTTATTTCCAGGAAGCCGGAAGAGCCGGACGTGATACGAAACCGGCAAAGGCAATTATACTAACTAATGAAGGTGATATTCCGGTCTTAAAAAATCAGTTCTTAAATAATCTTCCCAGTGTGGAGGACATAAAACTGGTCTATAAAAAATTAAATGCCTATTTCAGGATAGCATTTGGAGAGGGAGAAAATACAGAATATGACTTTAATTTCGCTGATTTTTGTAACCAGTATCAATTCAATTCTCAAAAAACTTATAATGCTCTGCAATTACTGGATAGGTGCAGTATACTAAGGTTATCCCAGAACTATCAAAAAAAGACTGAATTAAAGATCCTGCTTTCAGGAAGCCATCTTGATCATTTTTTGGATGATAATCCTAAATATTCTCAAATCTTGCGGCCTATCTTAAGGACCTATGGGGGCATTTTTGATAATCTTACATCCTTCAATTTAAGTACGATCTGTGAAAAATCCGGCTTGACTGATCAGAAGGTTTTATCATTACTGGAAGATCTGCACCAAAGAGAGATTATAGAATTTCATCTCGCAAAACATGACGCAAGTATAATATTTCTGGTTCCCAGGGAAGACAGTGCAACTATAAACCCGGTTGCCGGATTTATAAATCAATACAATACTTCAAAAAGAAAAAAAATAGAATCGGTACTGGAGTTTGTGACCAATGAAGAGGTTTGTAAGCAAATTCAATTACTTGGCTATTTTGGGGAAACTGAACTTACAACCTGTAATAAGTGTTCGGTTTGTTTAAAGAAAACAGATGAGCCTTCTAAGGACGAAATGAATGAGATATATCTTAAGATCATTAAGTTGCTTAGACCTGGCCAGATGGATTCACGTGAAATTATTTCACATCTTAATTATAACGAAAAAACAATACTGAAGGTTCTTGGTTTACTTTGCGAAAAGTCTATTCTTGAGCGTTCGGATAATAATAAATACAAAATTGCCAATAAATGAAAGACCTGAGAGTAGTTTTCATGGGAACACCAGACTTTGCTGTAAAAAGTCTGGAAGCCATCCTGAATGCAGGAATTAAAGTTGTGGGAGTAATCACTGCTCCGGATAAACCAGCCGGAAGAGGTAGAAAATTAAATGAAAGCGCGGTTAAACAATATGCGGTAAAAAACAATCTAAGAGTATTACAGCCAACTAATCTGAAATCACCGGAATTTCAAAAAGAACTGGAAGAACTTAATCCAAATGTACAGGTAGTCGTAGCTTTTAGAATGCTTCCTAAATCGGTTTGGAATTATCCGGAATTAGGCACCTTCAATTTACATGCTTCCCTCCTTCCTCAATACCGAGGCGCAGCCCCCATCAACTGGGCTATAATTAATGGAGAAAAATATACAGGAGTATCTACCTTTTTTCTTGATGAAAAAATTGATACCGGCGAAGTAATACTTCAGGAAAGAATTGAAATAGGCCAAAGTGAGAATGTAGGTTCTTTACACGACCGGTTAATGGAGACCGGCTCAAAACTGGTTGTAACAACTTTGCACAGCATTGCCAATGAAGAAATAAAGCCGGTTAAGCAGGAGGAGACTGCAGAACTTAAAGACGCCCCTAAGTTAGACCGTGAGAATACTAAGATCGACTGGAGTGCACCAATAGATGAAGTATTCAATCTCATTCGAGGCCTTAACCCATATCCGGCTGCATGGTGTTTTTTAAAAAATGAGGGAAAGGAACATCGGGTTAAAATATTTGATGTTGAAAAGCTTGAGATAGAACATGATTTAACAAACGGAAGCGTAAGACTGGAAAATAAGGAATTACGGGTTGCGGCTAAAAATGGATTTATCCATATAAAAGAAATTCAGTTGCCAGGTAAAAAAAGAATGGCTACAAAAGCTCTGCTAAATGGATTTACCTTTAGTGAAGATGCCAAAATGCTCTAAAGCCTTATTCACGCTGATTTTGTTGCATATTAATAAAAAACAATTATCTTTATTAACAATTCAACCAAGTTATTAACAAATACGGGCTTTTCCCTTGTCATTACTTGCGTGGACAAGAAATCCGTATAAATTTGTATACCAGTTTAACAGAATGTTTAACCAACAATTAATTTAAAATTCAAATTATGAACAAAACAGATTTAATCGATGCAATGGCTGAAAATGCTGGAATTTCTAAAGCAGCAGCAAAAAAAGCATTAGAGTCTTTCCTAGAGAACGTTGAAAAATCTCTTAAAAAGGGAGACCGAGTATCATTAGTAGGATTTGGATCTTGGTCTGTATCTAAAAGAGCCGCTCGTGAAGGTAGAAACCCACAAACCGGAAAAACTATAAAAATTGCTGCTAAAAATGTAGTGAAATTTAAGGCGGGAGCAGATTTGCAAAAAGCTGTGAACTAATAATTTGCATTAGTAAATTTATAAAGCCTTCTGCAATGAAGGCTTTTTTTTATTTAATTTTGGCAATAATATTGCATTATTTATAGGAAATAATTAGTTTAGATAAAAAGACTGCTGCAATGATCGCGTTAAAACCAACCAAAGGCCATCTTTTAGTCGCAGAACCATCCATTATAGGAGATGTCTCTTTTAATCGTTCTGTAGTACTCCTTGCTGACCATTCTGATAATGGTTCGGTTGGATTTATCCTGAATAAAATTCTGGATTTCACCCTTAAGGATCTTATTCCCGATGTTAAGGGAAATTTTAAAGTATATAATGGCGGACCAGTAGAGCAGGATAATCTTTATTTTATCCATAAGATCCCGGATCTTATTCCCGATAGCATAGAGATAGCTAATGGAATTTATTGGGGTGGCAATTTTGAGGCCGTCATGGAACTCATTTCCAAAAACCTCATTACAGATAAGCAGATCAAATTTTTTCTCGGTTATTCTGGCTGGGATGCCAATCAGCTGGAAGAAGAGTTAAGCTCTCATTCCTGGATCATCACAGTTAACGATGATCAAACCGAACTATTGGAAAAACCGTATAATTCTTTCTGGAAAGATAAAATGCTGGAATTGGGAGGTGAATATATGCTCTGGTCAAACTCTCCAGAAAACCCCACCTATAATTAGTTATCCTAACCTTGCGTGAACGTTTAGCTTGCTTAAAAGCACTTTCGCAACATCATTTTTAAATTCCTTCTTTCTGTATTTACTAATAGGCTGAATCCCCTGCGCTACGTTAGTTAAAAACAATTCATCTGCTTTTTGCAACTCAAAGGGTGAAATGGATGCCTCTTCCAGAGTGTAATCTTCAGTTTTCTTAAGAATATTGAGCAACTGTTTTCGAATAATTCCATTTATGGCACCATCAGAGATTGGTGGAGTTTTAATCACCTTGCCTTTTACAAGAAAAATATTTCCATTTAAGGCTTCCACTACACTCTTTTTCTCATTTAAAATAAGACAGTTCGCGTAGGAGTTTTCACGTGCGTAGATACTTCCTAGAACATTTACCGCCCGATTATTTGATTTAATTGTAGATAATAACCCGCTGTTCACATAATGATCCTTAAAAAGCTCTATCTCATAGGCATCATCATTTAGAACGTAAAATGAATCCTCCATTGGTTCTGCGGTCACAACATAACCTACCTCCCTTGTCGCAGGAGTATAATAACCTCCATGCTGTCTATAAACTGCGAAGCGAATTCGGGCTGGAGAATTTTCCAGACCATTGGCTTCGATAATTGCCTTTATCTCTTCCTCTAGAAATTCTGGAGAGAAATTAGAAGGGATTTCCATTCGCATAATCCTCATAGATGCCATCAACCGGAAATAATGATCCTCCCAGAACATAATTTTACCGCTAATAACCCGAATAGTTTCGAATACTGAATCACCGTAGGCAAAACCTCTGTTTAACACAGATAATTTTGCATTTTCATCTCTTATTATTTTCCCGTCCTGATTGATCATAAAAAAACCCCGTTTAAAAACGGGGCAAAGTTAAGATTTA containing:
- a CDS encoding aminotransferase class IV, with product MINQDGKIIRDENAKLSVLNRGFAYGDSVFETIRVISGKIMFWEDHYFRLMASMRIMRMEIPSNFSPEFLEEEIKAIIEANGLENSPARIRFAVYRQHGGYYTPATREVGYVVTAEPMEDSFYVLNDDAYEIELFKDHYVNSGLLSTIKSNNRAVNVLGSIYARENSYANCLILNEKKSVVEALNGNIFLVKGKVIKTPPISDGAINGIIRKQLLNILKKTEDYTLEEASISPFELQKADELFLTNVAQGIQPISKYRKKEFKNDVAKVLLSKLNVHARLG
- a CDS encoding HU family DNA-binding protein; amino-acid sequence: MNKTDLIDAMAENAGISKAAAKKALESFLENVEKSLKKGDRVSLVGFGSWSVSKRAAREGRNPQTGKTIKIAAKNVVKFKAGADLQKAVN
- a CDS encoding RecQ family ATP-dependent DNA helicase; the protein is MQEEALNILEKFWGYRNFRPQQMEVIQSILNKKDTLTLFPTGGGKSICFQVPALMQDGICIVVSPLISLMEDQVNTLQQKNIKAMAITGGISYNDLDRNLDNCIFGNFKFLYLSPERLQQELVRERLKQMNINLLVVDEAHCISQWGHDFRPAYRNIAEIRKFLPETSIAAFTATATRDVVKDICEQLEMDEPEVHKKSFQRSNLGYQVIRTEDKYFRLLQILNSESAIIYVRSRNATQSISEFLNKNNITAAAYHGGLQKEEKSARFEKWMSNKVSVMVATNAFGMGIDKPDVRTVIHMDLPESLESYFQEAGRAGRDTKPAKAIILTNEGDIPVLKNQFLNNLPSVEDIKLVYKKLNAYFRIAFGEGENTEYDFNFADFCNQYQFNSQKTYNALQLLDRCSILRLSQNYQKKTELKILLSGSHLDHFLDDNPKYSQILRPILRTYGGIFDNLTSFNLSTICEKSGLTDQKVLSLLEDLHQREIIEFHLAKHDASIIFLVPREDSATINPVAGFINQYNTSKRKKIESVLEFVTNEEVCKQIQLLGYFGETELTTCNKCSVCLKKTDEPSKDEMNEIYLKIIKLLRPGQMDSREIISHLNYNEKTILKVLGLLCEKSILERSDNNKYKIANK
- a CDS encoding YqgE/AlgH family protein — encoded protein: MIALKPTKGHLLVAEPSIIGDVSFNRSVVLLADHSDNGSVGFILNKILDFTLKDLIPDVKGNFKVYNGGPVEQDNLYFIHKIPDLIPDSIEIANGIYWGGNFEAVMELISKNLITDKQIKFFLGYSGWDANQLEEELSSHSWIITVNDDQTELLEKPYNSFWKDKMLELGGEYMLWSNSPENPTYN
- a CDS encoding DUF493 family protein yields the protein MSESNNKEEFYAKLKKQLQDTAMWPSEYLYKFIVPTKGGKIKEVEDIFDNTGAVIKTKQSKKGKYTSVSINVRMKNPDAVIEKYKEVADKVDGVISL
- the fmt gene encoding methionyl-tRNA formyltransferase, yielding MKDLRVVFMGTPDFAVKSLEAILNAGIKVVGVITAPDKPAGRGRKLNESAVKQYAVKNNLRVLQPTNLKSPEFQKELEELNPNVQVVVAFRMLPKSVWNYPELGTFNLHASLLPQYRGAAPINWAIINGEKYTGVSTFFLDEKIDTGEVILQERIEIGQSENVGSLHDRLMETGSKLVVTTLHSIANEEIKPVKQEETAELKDAPKLDRENTKIDWSAPIDEVFNLIRGLNPYPAAWCFLKNEGKEHRVKIFDVEKLEIEHDLTNGSVRLENKELRVAAKNGFIHIKEIQLPGKKRMATKALLNGFTFSEDAKML
- a CDS encoding AAA family ATPase yields the protein MKTRKIVITGGPGTGKSSIIYNLEEKGQKCLHEISRQVTLEAQKEGIDQLFLEKPLLFSQKLLEGRLNQYHEAKEFESDHVFIDRGLPDVLAYMEYFNTDYPQLFHETCEEYRYDHIFILPPWQEIYTSDNERYESFEEALKISSYLYSTYRKYGYEPIEVPKLGIAERTDFILSKI